ATTTCGACTTATTTGATTTAAATAATCTTTAACTAATAAATTGCCGGCAGGTTCTGCCCATTTATCTAAAGAATAATAAATTTTTTCAACTTGGGGCCCCCAAGAATATTGACCTTGCTCCTTTCTAATCTCTTTAATTTTAAAAATCCCTAAATTGACCCCTTTCTTTAAATGATAATAAACAGAGCGCATAGTTACTCTTGGAAAAATGTTAGAATAAATCTTATAAATCTCATACGCATAACCATCACCTAAAAAATAAAGAATCTCAATTAAATTTTGGCGGATTACTGATTTAACTGGCCTGCCTCTCACTTCATTTTTGTTCATCATAACAAATAAATAAAAGAAGAATTATTTATAGATTTCGTTAATAGGAAAAAATGATTCACTCTCCAACTTTGTGATTCACTCATAACTGTCCAGTTCAATCACTCCAAGCTTCAAAATAATTTTAGAGATAATCAATTTTTGAAATAATCGCAAAAAATGCACATTACCCGCATCAAAAAATCTATAAATCGTTCAATGTCACAACATTAACTTCGGTTTCATACGGCTGAACCGTCGAATGCATTGCAACAATATGTGTAACAGGAATTTTTTCACTAACTCCTGCCAAAATTTTGTCAACTGCCCCGTCAAACACAACAGCATAAACAGCAGTGTTCAAACTTTTCAAAGTAGACATTAACTCTGAAACTGGAACTTTTCCCAAAATATTAAGTTCATTATCTAATATATATCCGCCCCGGGTGCCAATTAAAGTTTCAAGCATATCTTTGAACTTTAACCTTTCTTCAGGCTTTAACAAATTTTTTTGTCTTTCCATATTAGTCACTGGCTTTCTGACTTGAACCACGGGCCTTTGAATAACAGGTTTTTGCGCTATAGGTTGCATTCTTCTGGCATTAGCTGCACTATATGAATTATGCCTTGTACCTTCAATTGCAAGAATTTTTTCAACATCAAGTTTGCCTTGTTCAGCTGAAACTTTAGCTCTAATAGATTTATGTATCTCTTTTTTAGTTAATTCTTCAACTTCTTTGCCATCCGGCGCCCAAGTTACAAAATCAATATCTCCCACTGTAAAAAGTTCTTTAAGAATTAAATTACCGCCCCTGTCTCCATCTACAAACACAGTTAATATCTTTTTCCTAGATAAATCAATAATAGTTTCAGGTACAGATGTCCCATTCATTGCAATAACATTTTTAAAACCATGCTTAAGTAAATTTAATACGTCAGCTCTGCCTTCAACAACCAATAATTCGTCAGACTCATCAATTGCAGGACCGCAAGGTAGCCTCTCTTTACCATACTCCCCGATTTCAGTTATCCTAACGGAATGCGCAACTTCTTCAGCAATCTCTTGAGAATCTGGTAACACATTATCCATCATATTTTTCAATAATTGCTTAGCTCTTTCAATAACATAACTGCGTTTAGCAACTCTAACATCTTCAATATTAACAACCAGGATTTTTGCATTGCAAGGGCCAATACGTTGTATAATTTCTAAAGATGCGCCCACTATAGAAGTTTCGGCCTTATCTAATGAAGATGGAATTACAATATTACCGACAGTTTTACCGCTTCTAGTATCAACATTAACTTCAATCCTCCCGATTCTACCGGACCGTTGTAATTCTCTTAACTCTAAATCAGAACCTAGCAAACCCTCTGTCTGGCCAAAAATTGCACCAATAACGTCAGGTCTATCTACCACACCTTCAATGTTTATGGTTGCATTTACAATATATTTTGCTGATACTGGGCTTATTTTTCCCATTGGAATCTTCCTCCGGTCATTTTTAAATATAGAACAAGCTCTTAACAATACTAATCTATTTTTCATACACTGTTGCTACTTAAAGGATTCTTTGTGAAGTGTGTGAATATGAATTGAATGAACTTATTCTATTTTTATGAAAATCAAGCAGTACTTGATTATGAATAATATATGAAAATGTTGCCCGAAACACAAACTCCCAAGGATCATTGCTTGGTGCGCGAAATTAAAATTTCTTGCATCCTATTAAGGACTTTGCCGTAACTCCGTTGAGTACTCTCGTGACGGGCTGTATTGCATAAGAGTGTCTCTTTATCATTGATCAAAAGAGGACCCATTTACACAAGTCTTCTGTAATAAATAGGAACTATGGACCCTTTATAAAGGTTCTGGTAAAGATAAAGATATTTATATAACACATTTATAAACTAGAATTTATTTAAATATATCATGGTTAAAAAAACAAAAGAAATTTGGAAAACCTATCAGGGCGTATTTGACCAATTTACTAATAGAACTTTATTCAAATTAGCAAGCCAGGGTCATTTTTTAGAGTTAAAAAGTCCAATTTCAATAGGTAAAGAATCACATTTATTTACCGCTACAACAAATTCTGGCGAATTTGTAGCTATTAAAATCCACAGACTTGAAACTTCAGACTTTAATAGTATGTATAATTATATTAGAGTAGATCCAAGGTATAATTGGCTAAGAAAGCATCAAAGAAAAATTATTTTTGCATGGACACAAAGAGAATTTAGAAATTTATTATTAGCCAGAGAAGCAGGTGTTTCAATACCAAAACCTATTGCAGTCAAAGAAAACATCTTAATTATGGAATTCATCGGCAATAAAGAATCCGCGCCCCAATTAAAAAATCAATTTCCTAAAAAACCAAAACTGTTTTTAGATTTAATTATCAAAAACATGAAAAAAATGTATGAAGCAGATTTTGTACATGGCGATTTATCCGACTTTAACATTTTAAATTACAATGAAAAACCGGTTTTAATAGATTTTTCACAAGCTACAAACATGTCAGCCCCTAACGGAGAAGAACTTTTTGAAAGGGATATTAAAAATATTTCAAATTTTTTCAGTAAACAAGGTTTAAACATAACACCTTCTAAATTAAGAGAAAAAATAGTTAGAAAAACGTAAGTCTTTTAAAGCAAAGCAAAGCTTTCTAATTAAAGGTTACAGAAAGATGGAACAATACTCATACGATATTAAAATCCCGAAAGCTAGAATTGCTGTGTTAATTGGTAAATCTGGAGAGATTAAAAAAAAGCTCGAAGAAGAAACAAAAACAAAATTAAACATAGATTCCACTGAGGGGGATGTAGAGGTACAAGGTTCAGATGCAATTGGATTATTATCTGCTAAAGAAATTATCAAAGCTATTGGAAGGGGCTTCAACCCCGAAGTTGCATTATTATTATTAAAACCGGAGTATGTTTTAACAATACTAATTTTAAATGATTACGGAAAAAAAGTAAACATACAAAATAGGTTAAAAGGCAGAGTTATTGGCAAAGAAGGAAAAACACGAGAACTTATTGAAGAACACACTGAAACTAATGTCTCAATATATGGAAAAACAATTTCAATTATAGGGGAATCACAAAATGTAGCAATTGCAAGAAAAGCTATAGAATCCTTATTAACCGGAAGTCCGCATGCGCCAGTATACAAATGGTTAGAAAAAAAGAGGCGGGATTTGTTTGAGATGAAAATTAAAGAATCTCATTATAGAAAAGAATAATAAATTTAGCACTGTAAAAATCCTCAATAAAATTGAGCAATGGGAGATTATATAAAACAAGAGTTTACTCCTGCTATTAATTATGTCCATTATGATTTTATTTGCGGAACAGCCCATAGAATAGGATTTCTACAAAACCAAGAATTAAAAAAGTTTATAAATTAAAAATTATTAAAATAAAACATGGAACAACAAACCCTAACAGAACAGCCTTTACAAACTAATACTAAAGCTCATGAATTGGCAAAAAAACAGCGCGAGATAGGCGTTGCTGAATTCTTTGCAAAAAATCGGCACTTGCTTGGTTTTGATAATAAAAGAAAAGCATTAATGACAACAATCAAAGAAGCAGTTGACAATGCTTTAGACGCTTGTGAAGAAGCAAAAATATTCCCTGAAATAATTGTTGAAGTTATTGACATGGGTAATGATAGATTCAGAGTGATTGTTGAGGATAATGGTCCCGGAATTGTAAAAGCCCAAATTCCTAAAATTTTCGCTAAACTTCTATATGGTAGCAAGTTTCACACAATGAAACAAAGCAGAGGACAACAAGGAATAGGCATAAGTGCAGCTGTTATGTACGGACAATTAACAACTGGCAGACCTGCGAAAATTACAAGCACTATTGGTAAAGGGCACCCAAATAATTATGTTGAATTGATGTTAGACACTCAACGTAATGCTCCAAAAATACTAAAAGAAGAAGAAGTTGAATGGGAAAAAGAGCAGGGTACAAGAATTGAATTAGATCTTGAGGCA
This region of Candidatus Woesearchaeota archaeon genomic DNA includes:
- a CDS encoding DNA primase, which encodes MGKISPVSAKYIVNATINIEGVVDRPDVIGAIFGQTEGLLGSDLELRELQRSGRIGRIEVNVDTRSGKTVGNIVIPSSLDKAETSIVGASLEIIQRIGPCNAKILVVNIEDVRVAKRSYVIERAKQLLKNMMDNVLPDSQEIAEEVAHSVRITEIGEYGKERLPCGPAIDESDELLVVEGRADVLNLLKHGFKNVIAMNGTSVPETIIDLSRKKILTVFVDGDRGGNLILKELFTVGDIDFVTWAPDGKEVEELTKKEIHKSIRAKVSAEQGKLDVEKILAIEGTRHNSYSAANARRMQPIAQKPVIQRPVVQVRKPVTNMERQKNLLKPEERLKFKDMLETLIGTRGGYILDNELNILGKVPVSELMSTLKSLNTAVYAVVFDGAVDKILAGVSEKIPVTHIVAMHSTVQPYETEVNVVTLNDL
- a CDS encoding serine protein kinase RIO encodes the protein MVKKTKEIWKTYQGVFDQFTNRTLFKLASQGHFLELKSPISIGKESHLFTATTNSGEFVAIKIHRLETSDFNSMYNYIRVDPRYNWLRKHQRKIIFAWTQREFRNLLLAREAGVSIPKPIAVKENILIMEFIGNKESAPQLKNQFPKKPKLFLDLIIKNMKKMYEADFVHGDLSDFNILNYNEKPVLIDFSQATNMSAPNGEELFERDIKNISNFFSKQGLNITPSKLREKIVRKT
- a CDS encoding RNA-processing protein (similar to yeast Dim2p protein that is essential for 40S ribosomal subunit; structural studies show binding to 3' end of 16S rRNA in complex with archaeal IF2 alpha) — protein: MEQYSYDIKIPKARIAVLIGKSGEIKKKLEEETKTKLNIDSTEGDVEVQGSDAIGLLSAKEIIKAIGRGFNPEVALLLLKPEYVLTILILNDYGKKVNIQNRLKGRVIGKEGKTRELIEEHTETNVSIYGKTISIIGESQNVAIARKAIESLLTGSPHAPVYKWLEKKRRDLFEMKIKESHYRKE